One stretch of Rosistilla oblonga DNA includes these proteins:
- a CDS encoding DUF1571 domain-containing protein — protein MNRNQILLLIVIGQGLVIALLFAIRFKRESADPEDSIAVVEVAEQMQQAPSNARESTLAEALTIARAGLAEMRANMTDYRGRVVKRERIKGQLANEYEMEIKVQCRRLVEEEVVAPMRVYLKFLQPQSVAGREVIWAEDQNDGRLIAHEPGLLNVAQASLDPHGERAMEGNLYPITEIGLVNLVVQLIARGENDLEESQVRVTLAEGQTIGDRECQQIRIELIQPHDELNFQYAEIFIDSERQIPLRYAAYGWPEDAATGDHDGPPELLEEYTYYDIQTNVGLTDADFDPNNEAYDFPAFRINL, from the coding sequence ATGAATCGAAACCAGATTCTACTGTTGATCGTTATTGGACAAGGATTGGTGATTGCGCTGTTGTTTGCCATTCGCTTTAAACGCGAATCGGCGGATCCCGAGGATTCGATAGCCGTTGTCGAGGTGGCTGAACAGATGCAGCAGGCGCCCAGCAACGCCCGAGAATCGACGCTCGCCGAGGCGCTGACGATCGCTCGCGCCGGGTTAGCCGAGATGCGTGCGAATATGACCGATTACCGCGGCCGCGTGGTCAAGCGCGAGCGGATCAAGGGGCAACTGGCCAACGAATACGAAATGGAGATCAAAGTCCAGTGCCGCCGCTTAGTAGAGGAAGAGGTGGTGGCACCGATGCGAGTTTATTTGAAGTTCCTGCAGCCGCAGAGCGTTGCGGGGCGGGAGGTGATTTGGGCGGAAGACCAGAACGACGGGCGTTTGATCGCGCACGAACCGGGACTGCTAAACGTCGCTCAAGCGTCGCTGGACCCGCATGGCGAGCGGGCGATGGAGGGCAACCTGTACCCGATCACCGAGATCGGATTAGTCAACCTCGTCGTACAGCTGATCGCTCGCGGCGAAAACGATCTCGAGGAATCGCAGGTCCGCGTGACGCTTGCCGAAGGTCAGACGATTGGCGACCGGGAGTGCCAGCAGATCCGCATCGAATTGATCCAACCCCACGACGAATTGAATTTCCAATACGCCGAAATCTTCATCGATAGCGAGCGTCAGATACCGCTCCGTTATGCCGCTTACGGTTGGCCCGAGGATGCGGCGACGGGCGATCATGACGGACCGCCGGAACTGCTCGAAGAATACACCTATTACGACATCCAGACCAACGTCGGCCTGACCGACGCCGACTTCGACCCCAACAATGAAGCCTACGATTTCCCCGCCTTTCGGATTAATCTGTAG
- a CDS encoding efflux transporter outer membrane subunit — protein sequence MNALTSRSCFRMMLDRRSLPQSLVVVCAIGLTLLSGCSTPLREFVDNGFKVGPDYRRPPVPLANQWIDSDHEGVNTSSVNYSDWWTVFEDPVLDGLIVTAYQQNVNLRVAATRVLEARAQKGIAVGSLFPQSQSIDGSFTRSQLSKNVAVPSPVSHFSTWSATFGASWEIDFWGKIRRIVESTDDVVDASVDDYDNVMVTLIGDVASTYVTYRILQQQLLYVQQNITLQESTLKIATERWKSGQTNELGTVQANSLLEQLRATQPTIETGIRVSQNQLCLLLGMPPTDLAEMLGTAPIPESPPEVLVGIPADLIRRRPDLRAAERYIAAQNAQIGVAEADFYPQFFISGDIGYQAKDLDLLFGPRSGIGQITPGFSWNVLNYGRIVNNVRLQEFKTQELVAVYQQKVLVAAREVENGIIDYVNSKVTAERLEASVTAAKRAVKLATDQFNAGVIDFTSVFVAEQFLVQQQNLLAQAQGDVALALITVYRSLGGGWQLRLSDPAIATVGMIETVPATSVVVEAPELITTE from the coding sequence ATGAACGCTTTAACGTCACGCTCCTGTTTCAGGATGATGCTGGATCGCCGGTCGCTGCCCCAGTCTTTGGTGGTTGTTTGTGCTATCGGTTTGACGCTCTTGAGCGGTTGTTCGACGCCGCTGCGAGAATTTGTCGACAACGGTTTCAAAGTAGGGCCGGACTACCGTCGCCCGCCGGTCCCGTTGGCAAACCAGTGGATCGACAGCGACCACGAAGGCGTTAACACCAGCTCGGTGAACTACAGCGATTGGTGGACGGTTTTCGAAGATCCTGTTCTCGATGGATTGATCGTTACCGCGTACCAACAGAACGTTAACCTGCGAGTTGCCGCAACGCGTGTGCTCGAGGCCCGCGCCCAAAAAGGGATCGCCGTTGGCAGCCTGTTTCCACAGAGCCAGTCGATCGACGGATCGTTCACTCGTTCTCAGTTGAGTAAGAATGTTGCCGTGCCATCGCCGGTGAGCCACTTCAGTACGTGGAGTGCCACGTTTGGCGCGTCGTGGGAAATTGATTTCTGGGGCAAGATCCGTCGCATCGTTGAATCGACCGATGACGTCGTCGATGCCTCGGTCGATGATTACGACAACGTGATGGTGACGCTGATCGGCGACGTCGCGTCGACCTACGTAACCTACCGAATCCTGCAGCAACAACTTTTGTATGTGCAGCAGAACATCACGCTGCAAGAATCGACGCTCAAGATTGCCACCGAGCGATGGAAGTCGGGGCAGACCAACGAACTAGGCACGGTCCAGGCCAACTCGCTGTTGGAACAATTGCGAGCGACGCAACCGACGATCGAAACGGGGATTCGCGTTTCGCAAAACCAGCTTTGTCTGTTGCTCGGCATGCCGCCAACCGATCTGGCAGAGATGCTCGGCACGGCTCCTATCCCCGAATCGCCCCCCGAAGTGCTCGTCGGCATCCCGGCCGATCTGATTCGCCGCCGGCCTGACCTTCGCGCAGCCGAGCGATACATCGCGGCTCAGAATGCGCAGATCGGTGTCGCGGAAGCCGATTTCTATCCTCAGTTTTTCATCAGCGGCGACATCGGTTACCAAGCCAAGGATCTCGATCTCCTGTTTGGTCCGCGCAGTGGTATCGGCCAGATTACGCCGGGCTTCAGTTGGAACGTGCTGAACTACGGACGGATCGTGAACAACGTCCGGCTGCAGGAATTCAAGACGCAAGAATTGGTGGCTGTCTACCAACAGAAAGTTCTGGTAGCGGCGAGGGAGGTGGAGAATGGCATCATCGATTACGTCAACTCGAAGGTGACCGCCGAGCGACTCGAGGCAAGTGTCACGGCAGCCAAACGCGCCGTGAAGTTGGCTACCGATCAATTTAACGCAGGTGTCATCGATTTCACCTCGGTCTTTGTCGCGGAACAGTTTTTGGTTCAGCAACAGAACTTGTTAGCTCAGGCTCAGGGAGATGTCGCCCTGGCGTTGATCACTGTCTATCGATCGCTCGGCGGCGGTTGGCAGTTGCGATTGTCCGACCCTGCGATTGCGACCGTGGGGATGATTGAAACAGTGCCGGCGACTTCCGTTGTGGTAGAAGCTCCCGAGCTTATAACGACAGAATAG
- a CDS encoding IS4 family transposase — protein MQPTSIAYEFQDIQLGDKRLNDRAEALLASLAANPSASINEACSGWDETKAAYRLFDNPNVDPEAILGAHAEKTLQRIKAQDTVCIAQDTTELDYTAHPPEGVRNLDRLGRRGLYDHSHIAFTPEKLCLGVVGVKFYDRDKETLGTSKKREGQPLHTGEGQRWLDGYRKACEIAGKCPETQIVSLADREGDIYDIFVEADQHETPAQFVIRSQRKRSLPEKDPDGGPAAYRKMRAEIASAQPVAYREVQLPQTPKRTKGSGNKQHPGREARTAKLEIRAKRMTLRAPHNKQSSMPPVEISVVWVSEIDGPGDGTEVDWLLLSSLPVDTIAQTLRIVDLYVARWPIEVFFRVFKTGCRVEEIQLEARDRLIRALMFYKVIAWRIMFVTFLGRECPELPCDVVFSEAEWKSVWKVVEKTAPPKQAPELSQFIPVLATLGGYNHREGDGPPGAEVIWRGTRRMLDFALCWQAFGPDQ, from the coding sequence ATGCAACCGACCAGTATCGCATACGAATTTCAAGATATTCAACTTGGAGACAAACGTCTCAACGATCGAGCCGAAGCGTTGCTCGCCTCGCTGGCGGCCAACCCTTCGGCCAGTATCAACGAAGCTTGCAGTGGCTGGGACGAAACCAAAGCCGCCTACCGTCTATTCGATAACCCCAACGTCGATCCCGAAGCCATTCTCGGGGCTCACGCTGAAAAGACACTCCAACGAATCAAAGCCCAAGACACCGTTTGTATCGCACAAGATACCACCGAACTGGACTACACCGCGCATCCGCCCGAAGGCGTCCGTAATCTCGATCGCTTAGGCCGCCGTGGACTTTACGATCATTCCCACATCGCCTTCACTCCAGAGAAACTTTGTCTCGGGGTGGTCGGTGTTAAGTTCTACGATCGCGACAAAGAAACGCTCGGCACCAGCAAGAAGCGAGAAGGCCAACCCCTACACACCGGCGAAGGGCAACGATGGCTCGATGGTTATCGCAAGGCCTGCGAGATCGCCGGGAAATGTCCTGAAACTCAGATCGTTTCGCTGGCCGATCGCGAAGGAGACATCTACGACATTTTCGTCGAAGCCGATCAGCATGAAACACCGGCTCAGTTCGTCATTCGCTCGCAGCGAAAACGCTCGTTGCCGGAGAAAGACCCCGATGGCGGGCCTGCGGCTTATAGGAAAATGCGTGCCGAAATCGCATCCGCCCAGCCGGTCGCTTACCGCGAAGTCCAGCTTCCCCAAACGCCCAAGCGAACCAAAGGATCAGGAAACAAACAACACCCCGGCCGTGAAGCACGCACTGCGAAGTTAGAAATTCGAGCGAAACGGATGACTCTTCGTGCGCCACACAACAAGCAGTCTTCGATGCCGCCGGTCGAGATCAGTGTCGTTTGGGTGAGCGAGATCGATGGCCCAGGCGACGGAACCGAAGTCGACTGGCTGTTACTGAGTTCTCTGCCGGTCGACACGATTGCCCAGACGCTGCGGATTGTGGATTTGTATGTGGCTCGTTGGCCAATCGAAGTATTCTTTCGAGTTTTCAAAACTGGCTGCCGGGTCGAAGAGATCCAACTCGAAGCGAGAGACCGACTGATCCGCGCGTTGATGTTTTACAAAGTGATCGCATGGCGGATCATGTTTGTGACCTTCTTAGGCCGCGAGTGTCCAGAGCTTCCCTGTGATGTCGTCTTCAGCGAAGCGGAATGGAAGTCGGTCTGGAAAGTGGTGGAAAAGACGGCTCCTCCAAAGCAAGCTCCTGAGCTGTCACAATTCATCCCAGTCCTTGCGACCCTTGGCGGCTACAATCACCGCGAAGGCGACGGTCCGCCGGGAGCCGAAGTGATCTGGCGAGGCACGCGGCGAATGCTCGACTTCGCCCTCTGCTGGCAAGCCTTCGGACCAGACCAATGA
- a CDS encoding thymidine kinase: protein MAKLYFYYSAMNAGKSTILLQSSYNYRERGMNTLILTPELDTRFGTGKVSSRIGLEADAIVFDQVENLRHCVQTQVEAAPLHCVFVDEAQFLTAKQVRQLSDVADQLGVPVMCYGLRTDFQGNLFDGSMQLLAWADVLTEVKTICHCGRKATMVLRIDQHGSPIQQGDQVQIGGNERYLSVCRRHFKQGMASRQTDELPFDET, encoded by the coding sequence GTGGCAAAACTCTATTTCTACTACTCCGCCATGAACGCTGGCAAGTCAACCATATTGTTGCAATCCAGCTACAACTATCGCGAACGGGGTATGAACACGCTGATTTTAACACCCGAGCTCGACACGCGATTCGGCACCGGGAAGGTGAGTTCACGGATTGGGCTGGAAGCCGATGCGATCGTTTTTGATCAAGTCGAAAACCTCCGCCACTGTGTCCAGACACAAGTGGAAGCCGCTCCGCTGCACTGCGTCTTTGTCGACGAAGCTCAGTTTTTGACAGCAAAACAAGTGCGACAGTTGAGCGACGTCGCCGACCAGTTGGGCGTGCCGGTGATGTGTTACGGGCTGCGGACCGATTTCCAAGGCAATCTGTTCGACGGCAGCATGCAGTTGTTGGCGTGGGCCGATGTGCTGACCGAAGTCAAAACGATCTGCCACTGCGGCCGCAAAGCGACGATGGTCTTGCGGATCGACCAGCATGGATCGCCGATCCAACAGGGAGACCAAGTTCAGATCGGCGGCAACGAACGCTATCTGTCGGTCTGTCGGCGGCACTTCAAACAGGGTATGGCGTCGCGACAAACCGATGAACTTCCATTCGATGAAACGTAA
- a CDS encoding HlyD family secretion protein: MIAFMLTIYVAVVVLLFKMKLVKPNPYPIALILVAGIFVIGGPAVAWTLSAPVSPRVVTTQYVVQLVPYVKGQVAKVHAQANVPMKKGDLLLEINPTPYQNALDQATAQLQAAREGLKQAEAGVDVAKASVASAAAGVQQATAAVGQSKAVVSNALASIKRAKAGIASAEAGVTKAKAADDLAKTEEQIAVNLQKTDAGAISALRVTQSVQSRQAADAALQAAETGVNEAQAALLQAEAGLSQSQAAEQQAAAGLVAAQAVQQQADASESQAMLGVKIAASKVQAAEAQVSDAQFNLGQCKMLAPADGYVVNWTVQEGTMLVPVPLAAAGTFINTEQTFIVASYPQNWLMNVESGDDVELVLNPFPGRLFKGKVDQVIPATGEGQFDPSKSVPLASQVGSHGFLAVKILLDQDQTIPSLPLGAGGTVAIYTDHGKPVHIISKVAIRMQKWLLYIMPS, translated from the coding sequence GTGATTGCTTTTATGTTGACGATCTACGTGGCGGTAGTGGTCCTGCTTTTCAAGATGAAGTTGGTCAAACCGAATCCCTATCCAATCGCCTTGATTTTGGTGGCGGGGATTTTTGTGATCGGTGGGCCAGCGGTCGCCTGGACTTTGTCCGCTCCGGTGAGTCCGCGCGTCGTCACGACGCAATACGTTGTCCAGTTGGTCCCTTATGTGAAGGGGCAAGTTGCGAAGGTGCATGCCCAAGCCAACGTGCCGATGAAGAAGGGCGACTTGCTGTTGGAGATTAATCCGACGCCTTATCAGAACGCGCTCGACCAAGCCACGGCGCAGCTGCAGGCAGCCCGCGAGGGACTCAAACAAGCCGAGGCGGGAGTGGACGTCGCCAAGGCGAGTGTGGCAAGCGCGGCGGCTGGCGTGCAGCAAGCCACCGCGGCCGTCGGTCAATCGAAGGCTGTAGTTTCCAACGCGTTGGCGAGTATCAAACGAGCCAAAGCGGGCATCGCCAGCGCGGAAGCGGGCGTCACCAAAGCCAAGGCGGCTGACGATTTGGCGAAGACCGAAGAACAGATCGCCGTGAACCTGCAGAAGACCGACGCCGGAGCGATCAGCGCGCTCCGCGTGACTCAGTCGGTGCAGAGTCGTCAAGCAGCGGACGCAGCCTTGCAAGCTGCGGAAACCGGAGTCAACGAGGCTCAAGCGGCACTGCTGCAAGCGGAAGCAGGACTCAGTCAATCCCAAGCGGCCGAGCAGCAAGCGGCAGCCGGACTGGTCGCCGCTCAAGCCGTCCAACAGCAGGCGGACGCTTCGGAAAGTCAGGCGATGCTCGGCGTGAAGATCGCCGCAAGCAAGGTTCAAGCCGCCGAGGCGCAGGTCAGCGACGCCCAGTTCAATTTGGGGCAATGCAAAATGTTGGCCCCTGCGGATGGTTATGTTGTGAACTGGACGGTGCAGGAGGGGACGATGTTGGTCCCGGTGCCGTTGGCGGCTGCCGGAACGTTCATCAACACCGAACAAACGTTTATCGTCGCTTCGTATCCACAAAACTGGTTGATGAACGTCGAGAGCGGGGATGATGTGGAATTGGTTCTGAATCCCTTCCCCGGCCGACTGTTTAAAGGCAAGGTGGACCAAGTGATTCCGGCGACGGGCGAAGGCCAGTTTGACCCCAGCAAATCTGTTCCGCTTGCTTCCCAGGTTGGCTCTCATGGCTTCTTGGCTGTGAAAATCCTGTTGGATCAGGACCAAACGATCCCCAGTCTGCCGCTTGGTGCTGGTGGGACGGTGGCCATTTATACCGATCATGGCAAGCCGGTTCACATCATCTCCAAGGTCGCCATCCGCATGCAGAAGTGGCTTCTGTACATCATGCCAAGTTAA
- a CDS encoding addiction module protein, with translation MTTAQKLDAMEQLWASLRSSADYSPPGWHGEILAERKRRVENGETTFPSLDDVVSRIKQGRK, from the coding sequence ATGACCACCGCACAGAAGCTGGATGCTATGGAGCAACTCTGGGCTTCGCTTCGTTCCTCGGCAGACTATTCGCCCCCCGGCTGGCACGGCGAAATCCTTGCTGAGCGGAAACGCCGAGTCGAGAATGGCGAAACAACCTTTCCATCGCTTGACGACGTGGTTTCGCGAATCAAACAAGGCCGCAAGTGA
- a CDS encoding DUF3302 domain-containing protein: protein MVRLSGSTWEPSENTDRPSTRSYSSIVRSGTIDVFDIFAFAVFGVLLAAVVIVVVTLGQLPGQIAKQRNHPQAAAINVASWLGVATLGILWPFAMIWAYLKPFSAAANGANSDRESQSSASGDGQAQLAKMQTQVDSLQAALNKLNAK from the coding sequence TTGGTTAGATTATCAGGCTCGACGTGGGAGCCATCGGAAAACACGGATCGGCCGAGCACGCGAAGCTATTCTTCCATCGTTAGGAGCGGAACAATCGACGTCTTCGACATATTTGCCTTTGCTGTATTTGGCGTGCTGCTAGCGGCGGTTGTGATCGTTGTGGTCACCCTGGGCCAGTTGCCGGGCCAGATCGCCAAGCAACGCAATCATCCTCAGGCCGCGGCGATCAATGTCGCCAGTTGGCTGGGCGTTGCTACGCTCGGCATTCTCTGGCCGTTCGCCATGATCTGGGCGTATCTGAAACCGTTTTCCGCAGCAGCTAACGGAGCGAATTCCGATCGGGAATCGCAATCGTCCGCCAGCGGCGACGGGCAAGCTCAGCTCGCAAAAATGCAGACGCAGGTCGATTCCTTGCAAGCTGCTCTCAATAAACTCAACGCCAAGTAG
- a CDS encoding restriction endonuclease, which yields MDDEISEFDRLNEALAPKPLPWQDFESEVAAYLDDEIKSLGIDPATSRVMRKPKYFSKIRESEIEFDASVEVWPVANADKPTVIWLWECKDYPSRNVDVSEIEEFHDKMRQVGAHKGTVATRKGFAKGAVTAANSYGIALITLNKRQVSYLAFSRDAGVLYETEIRIAACIHETGREEFDLAFDTFLYRELETQI from the coding sequence ATGGACGACGAAATCTCAGAATTCGATCGGCTTAACGAAGCCTTGGCACCCAAGCCACTTCCTTGGCAAGACTTTGAGTCCGAAGTTGCTGCCTATCTCGATGACGAGATCAAGTCACTTGGTATCGATCCTGCAACATCACGAGTAATGCGGAAGCCGAAGTACTTTTCCAAGATACGTGAGTCAGAGATCGAATTTGATGCAAGTGTCGAGGTTTGGCCGGTTGCTAACGCTGACAAGCCAACGGTGATTTGGCTCTGGGAATGCAAGGACTATCCTTCACGAAACGTTGACGTGTCCGAGATCGAAGAGTTTCACGACAAGATGCGACAAGTCGGTGCTCACAAGGGAACCGTTGCGACTCGAAAGGGCTTTGCGAAGGGCGCGGTGACCGCTGCGAATTCCTACGGCATCGCACTGATCACACTAAACAAGCGCCAGGTCTCTTACTTGGCGTTTTCTCGCGACGCAGGAGTCCTTTATGAAACGGAAATTCGGATCGCCGCATGTATTCACGAAACCGGGCGTGAAGAATTTGACCTTGCCTTTGATACCTTTCTCTATCGTGAACTGGAAACGCAGATCTGA
- a CDS encoding serine/threonine protein kinase translates to MQHLNRTPDNPPSTESPAMSRQQINTALPIALLILALIAGVVIQGRVDDATKTVVGKQLTTIRNSSVSAVRLWFGVQESSCQRIADLVRAPAIAFERRSSARALSPRMLESDAQYQELRDLLADNIDPQRYIGWTLQSAAGVVLAAWDDSLVGRSGFPLPPDAMNRAIGGQATVSVPFRSPVPIETPQQKFKAGDAVMAAIAPIIDDSGRCGAVLALLISPAKDFTAVFDASQVGDSGETFAFNREGIMISRCRFEDELRTLGLLHPAPSTSAVLSIQLRDPEVDLRSGKRTLKPLDQQPFTRMALDATRGGTGVDTAGYNDCRGTRVIGAWNWLPEYGMGVATEIAMEEAYRPLNVLRWSNLGLLSLLMLTAATVAVNAIRSRRAESQASKEHRLARKLGQYRLEEVLGAGGMGSVYKAQHAMLMRPVAIKVLDTKGSDPQRLHRFKREVELTSQLQNPHTIAVFDYGQTQNGDFYYVMEYLDGVDLSELVRQYGELPASRAIAILLQICGSLIEAHGKGLIHRDIKPGNIMLTECGGIYDFAKLLDFGLVKESSPNSANVTHEGSLTGTPMYMSPEAIRNAKSVDPRSDIYSIGAVGYFLVTGKPLFDAAGTLDAILNQVQEEPLLPSERAGKPIDAKFEAVIMQCLSKNPNDRPDSVDDLVDLLEACPDQGDWNQNVAQQWWRDVFTGSQRRSTILSGKDTIIPTHGDNEGLLDARLTGPAQEQPASR, encoded by the coding sequence ATGCAGCATTTGAATCGCACCCCCGACAATCCGCCATCGACGGAAAGCCCCGCGATGAGCCGCCAGCAGATCAATACGGCGCTGCCGATCGCTCTGTTGATCCTGGCGTTAATCGCTGGCGTGGTGATCCAAGGCAGAGTCGACGATGCGACGAAGACGGTGGTCGGCAAGCAGTTGACGACGATCCGCAACTCCAGCGTCTCGGCGGTCCGATTGTGGTTTGGGGTGCAAGAATCGTCTTGCCAACGGATCGCGGACCTGGTTCGAGCCCCGGCGATCGCATTCGAACGCCGCTCCTCTGCGCGTGCGTTATCGCCGCGGATGCTCGAGAGCGACGCTCAGTACCAAGAACTGCGAGACCTGCTGGCCGACAACATCGATCCCCAACGCTACATCGGATGGACACTGCAATCGGCGGCGGGCGTGGTGTTGGCCGCGTGGGATGATTCGCTGGTCGGGCGCAGCGGATTCCCGCTGCCCCCCGATGCGATGAATCGTGCCATCGGCGGGCAAGCGACCGTCAGCGTTCCCTTCCGTTCTCCCGTCCCGATCGAAACGCCGCAACAAAAATTCAAAGCGGGCGATGCGGTGATGGCAGCGATCGCGCCGATCATCGACGACAGCGGACGTTGCGGCGCGGTGTTGGCGCTGCTGATCTCCCCAGCAAAAGACTTCACCGCCGTCTTCGACGCTTCGCAAGTCGGCGACAGCGGCGAGACGTTTGCGTTTAATCGCGAGGGGATCATGATCTCGCGGTGTCGCTTCGAAGACGAGTTAAGGACTCTGGGACTGCTGCATCCAGCCCCTTCGACTTCGGCGGTCCTGAGCATTCAATTGCGAGACCCCGAGGTCGATCTACGGTCGGGAAAACGGACCCTCAAACCGCTGGACCAACAACCGTTCACACGGATGGCGTTGGACGCGACTCGCGGTGGAACCGGCGTCGACACCGCCGGCTACAACGATTGTCGCGGGACGCGAGTGATCGGCGCCTGGAATTGGCTGCCCGAGTACGGAATGGGCGTCGCCACCGAGATTGCGATGGAAGAGGCGTACCGGCCGCTGAACGTATTGCGTTGGTCGAACCTGGGCCTACTGTCGCTGCTGATGCTGACCGCCGCCACTGTTGCCGTCAACGCGATCCGATCCCGCCGCGCCGAAAGCCAAGCCAGCAAAGAACATCGGCTGGCCCGCAAACTGGGACAATACCGACTGGAAGAAGTGCTTGGTGCCGGCGGGATGGGATCGGTCTATAAGGCGCAGCATGCGATGTTGATGCGTCCGGTGGCGATCAAAGTGCTGGACACCAAGGGGAGCGACCCGCAGCGACTGCATCGCTTCAAGCGCGAAGTCGAACTGACCAGCCAATTGCAGAATCCACACACGATCGCGGTCTTCGATTACGGGCAAACGCAAAACGGCGATTTCTATTATGTGATGGAATATCTCGACGGCGTCGACTTGAGCGAACTGGTGCGGCAGTATGGCGAACTGCCAGCATCGCGAGCGATCGCGATCCTGTTGCAGATCTGCGGATCGTTGATCGAAGCCCACGGCAAAGGTTTGATCCACCGCGACATCAAGCCGGGGAACATCATGTTGACCGAGTGTGGTGGGATCTACGACTTCGCCAAACTGCTGGACTTTGGTTTGGTGAAAGAGTCGAGTCCCAACAGCGCCAACGTGACGCACGAGGGATCGCTGACCGGGACGCCGATGTACATGTCGCCCGAAGCGATCCGCAACGCGAAAAGCGTCGACCCCCGCAGCGACATCTATTCGATCGGCGCGGTCGGCTATTTCCTGGTCACCGGCAAACCGCTGTTCGATGCCGCCGGAACGCTCGACGCGATCCTGAACCAAGTGCAGGAGGAACCACTGCTGCCGAGCGAGCGAGCGGGAAAACCGATCGACGCCAAGTTCGAAGCGGTGATCATGCAGTGCCTTTCCAAGAATCCAAACGATCGCCCCGATTCGGTTGACGACCTCGTCGACCTGTTGGAAGCCTGTCCCGACCAAGGGGATTGGAATCAAAACGTCGCCCAACAGTGGTGGCGCGACGTGTTCACCGGAAGCCAACGCCGATCGACAATCCTGAGCGGGAAGGATACGATCATTCCGACCCACGGCGACAACGAAGGTCTGCTCGACGCGCGGCTGACCGGGCCGGCGCAAGAGCAACCGGCATCGCGGTGA
- a CDS encoding YybH family protein, with amino-acid sequence MNHRFLTFIVVAMLGAIHSTAGFAQQPAIAPTGQKSAAPPTPSEAAIRAESEAFVAAFNKADAKAIAAFWTEEGEYIDASGRQMVGREAIEQDYSEFFAANPNVKIQIAIDSLRFLSDSIAIEDGRAIVDPLPQGAPGVSKYTAVHTKVDGKWLMASVRETWIETPITRQSMADFEWLIGAWVAEEHGNQSESVYSWVADKSFVQRTYTTTHVDGTKTSGVQLIGWNPVQGRVQSWSFSPDGGHASGLWSPNERGWTAEMIGMTGDGTPTTSLIRIARLDDNACVWQSVQRTLGGVAIPDTDEVVIKRQTPPAASQPTER; translated from the coding sequence ATGAATCACAGATTTCTGACCTTCATCGTGGTTGCGATGCTGGGTGCTATCCACTCAACCGCAGGCTTTGCCCAGCAGCCAGCGATCGCTCCGACGGGTCAGAAATCGGCAGCGCCGCCGACTCCCTCGGAGGCCGCGATTCGCGCCGAATCCGAAGCGTTTGTGGCCGCCTTCAACAAGGCAGACGCCAAAGCGATCGCGGCGTTTTGGACCGAGGAGGGTGAGTATATCGATGCCAGCGGCCGGCAGATGGTTGGACGCGAAGCGATCGAGCAAGACTACTCCGAGTTCTTTGCCGCGAACCCCAATGTGAAAATCCAAATCGCCATCGACTCGTTGCGGTTTCTTAGCGACAGCATCGCAATCGAAGATGGACGTGCAATTGTTGATCCGCTTCCCCAGGGGGCTCCCGGTGTCAGCAAATACACAGCGGTTCACACCAAGGTCGATGGAAAGTGGTTGATGGCGTCGGTGCGAGAAACGTGGATCGAGACGCCGATCACTCGCCAAAGCATGGCTGACTTCGAATGGCTGATTGGTGCCTGGGTCGCTGAAGAGCATGGAAACCAGTCTGAATCGGTCTACAGCTGGGTGGCCGACAAAAGCTTCGTCCAACGCACCTACACGACCACGCATGTCGATGGCACAAAGACCTCGGGAGTGCAATTGATCGGCTGGAATCCGGTTCAAGGACGTGTGCAGTCATGGAGTTTTAGTCCCGATGGCGGCCATGCTTCGGGGCTCTGGTCACCAAATGAACGCGGATGGACAGCCGAGATGATCGGAATGACCGGCGATGGAACACCGACGACGTCGCTCATCCGAATCGCACGGCTCGACGACAACGCATGCGTCTGGCAATCGGTTCAACGTACGCTCGGCGGAGTCGCCATCCCCGACACCGACGAGGTGGTCATCAAACGCCAAACGCCACCGGCCGCAAGCCAACCGACCGAACGCTAA